The following coding sequences are from one Lipingzhangella halophila window:
- a CDS encoding GrpB family protein — translation MEPDEGTAWPAWAAEEVRLAAPDPAWAGHAEHFAAEVRQLLDDWLSSPVVHVGSTAVPDLVAKPVIDLQATAVDPAAAIAARHDTLAAASWFFVARELDQRPWRWFVVRADASGQHRLAHLHLMRPDEPRWHQQIAFRDTLRADPALAQEYAGLKAEAARDHPHDREAYTDAKHAFVCRVLDQHC, via the coding sequence ATGGAACCGGACGAGGGCACTGCATGGCCGGCGTGGGCCGCTGAAGAGGTTCGTCTCGCGGCACCCGATCCTGCGTGGGCCGGACATGCCGAGCACTTCGCCGCGGAGGTCCGCCAGTTACTCGACGACTGGCTGTCCAGCCCTGTGGTGCATGTCGGGTCGACAGCGGTTCCGGATCTTGTGGCCAAACCCGTCATCGACCTGCAGGCAACCGCGGTGGATCCGGCTGCGGCCATCGCGGCCCGGCACGACACCCTGGCGGCCGCCTCGTGGTTCTTCGTCGCCCGCGAACTCGATCAGCGTCCCTGGCGGTGGTTCGTCGTCCGAGCCGACGCATCCGGTCAGCACCGGCTCGCGCATCTGCACCTCATGCGGCCGGACGAGCCGCGTTGGCACCAACAGATCGCGTTCCGCGACACGCTTCGCGCGGATCCCGCCCTTGCCCAGGAATACGCCGGCCTGAAAGCCGAAGCTGCCCGCGACCATCCCCACGACCGCGAGGCCTACACCGACGCGAAGCACGCGTTCGTATGTCGCGTCCTCGACCAGCATTGTTGA
- a CDS encoding GNAT family N-acetyltransferase, translated as MEQFSRMTANTEGSAADVERIERHAIGAWPAPATHCSDGWLLRHTPGMRRLRSGNTALPPSPDGAGRSGLAVVEAFYRDRGLPAAIQVSPAAQHTELDAYLAGRGYRFDTPVHVLTASAEPVATAPQPAAAWTVHLDDAPTAPWLAAFVELDAQHDSRAIADQVIAKISLPAAYVRIDAGHRTAGIGVFVGGDDRWAGVYCMATHPEHRRRGVAAAVLRAGARWAAERGIAGLYLQVAQSNTAAHTLYTRTGFTPAYSYHYRIRHTGAEPQATGE; from the coding sequence ATGGAGCAGTTTTCCCGGATGACGGCCAACACCGAGGGTTCCGCCGCCGACGTCGAACGGATCGAGCGGCACGCCATCGGCGCGTGGCCGGCGCCGGCCACCCACTGTTCCGACGGCTGGCTCCTGCGCCACACACCGGGTATGCGGCGGCTGCGCTCCGGCAACACCGCCCTGCCGCCATCGCCCGACGGTGCCGGCCGCTCTGGACTGGCAGTCGTCGAGGCGTTCTACCGTGACCGCGGCCTGCCCGCCGCGATCCAGGTCAGCCCCGCCGCACAGCACACCGAACTCGACGCGTACCTGGCCGGGCGCGGCTACCGGTTCGACACCCCGGTCCACGTGCTCACCGCCTCCGCCGAGCCCGTCGCGACCGCGCCACAACCCGCCGCCGCGTGGACGGTGCACCTCGACGACGCGCCCACCGCGCCGTGGCTGGCGGCGTTCGTCGAGCTCGACGCCCAGCATGACAGCCGCGCGATCGCCGACCAGGTGATCGCCAAGATCAGCCTTCCCGCGGCCTACGTACGCATCGATGCCGGCCACCGCACCGCCGGAATCGGGGTGTTCGTAGGCGGCGACGACCGGTGGGCGGGCGTCTACTGCATGGCCACCCATCCCGAGCACCGCCGGCGGGGTGTCGCGGCAGCGGTCCTGCGGGCCGGCGCCCGATGGGCCGCCGAGCGCGGCATCGCCGGCCTGTACCTGCAGGTGGCGCAGTCCAACACGGCCGCACACACCCTGTACACGCGTACTGGGTTCACCCCCGCCTACAGCTACCACTACCGGATCCGCCACACCGGCGCCGAGCCGCAGGCAACCGGCGAGTAG
- a CDS encoding TetR/AcrR family transcriptional regulator — protein sequence MARTKDPAVRTMLIERAAHMLRTREPITLRSLVDGTGVSTMAVYTHFGNMDGLWQALRQEGFTRLKARFAAVAMSADPVRDLAVLVAGYLGNALDHPDLYRVMFDATFDLEDLQAADDTLEYLVQAARRARDDAGRLRADIDPLELATQSWAIAHGLVSLVANGPLPRQTLDYGVPMLTALFTSAGDQHDRCRASVEQGWTHLFPPGEEPEAE from the coding sequence ATGGCCAGGACGAAGGATCCCGCGGTCCGCACCATGCTCATCGAGCGGGCCGCGCACATGCTCCGCACCCGCGAGCCCATCACCCTGCGCTCACTGGTGGACGGGACCGGTGTGTCGACGATGGCCGTCTACACCCACTTCGGAAACATGGACGGCCTGTGGCAGGCGCTGCGCCAGGAAGGCTTCACCCGGCTGAAAGCCAGATTCGCCGCGGTGGCGATGTCCGCAGACCCCGTGCGGGACCTGGCAGTCCTGGTCGCCGGCTACCTCGGCAACGCCCTGGACCACCCCGACCTGTACCGGGTCATGTTCGACGCGACCTTCGACCTTGAGGACCTTCAGGCGGCGGACGACACCCTGGAGTACCTGGTGCAGGCCGCCCGAAGGGCCAGGGACGACGCCGGCCGCCTCCGCGCCGACATTGACCCGCTGGAACTGGCCACCCAGAGCTGGGCCATCGCCCACGGGCTGGTGTCCCTGGTCGCCAACGGCCCCCTTCCGCGCCAGACTCTCGACTACGGCGTCCCCATGCTGACCGCGCTGTTCACCAGCGCAGGAGACCAACACGACAGATGCCGCGCCTCGGTCGAGCAGGGCTGGACGCACCTGTTCCCACCCGGCGAGGAACCAGAAGCCGAGTAG
- a CDS encoding methyltransferase translates to MSDTSSTADMTENNRRHWDERVPINTASSFYDLDGFRAGDGDLDRFQITELGDVTGLDLAHLQCHIGLDTLSWARRGARVSGLDFSAPAIRTASDLAAEIGLDHRARFVAADVYDAAEELGSGAFDVVYTGNGALMWLFDIDRWARTVADLLRPGGRLYLAEFHPLTDVLDDDRGATVVRDYFSRDARTYDSPGSYADWEAETTHNTVTEWHHTLGDVISAVAGAGLRVEFVHEHGTIPFQRYGALVADGARFVYPDRSARLPLMYSLAASAPA, encoded by the coding sequence ATGAGCGACACCAGCAGCACCGCCGACATGACAGAGAACAACCGGCGGCACTGGGACGAGCGGGTTCCGATCAACACCGCGAGCTCGTTCTACGATCTCGACGGGTTCCGCGCCGGCGACGGCGACCTCGACCGGTTCCAGATCACCGAGCTCGGTGACGTCACCGGCCTTGATCTGGCCCACCTGCAGTGCCACATCGGTCTGGACACTCTGTCCTGGGCACGCCGCGGCGCCCGCGTCAGCGGCCTGGACTTCTCCGCGCCGGCTATCCGGACGGCATCCGACCTTGCCGCCGAGATCGGTCTGGACCACCGGGCCCGATTCGTTGCCGCCGACGTCTACGACGCCGCCGAGGAGCTCGGGTCGGGTGCGTTCGACGTCGTCTACACCGGCAATGGCGCGCTGATGTGGCTCTTTGACATCGATCGTTGGGCGCGCACCGTCGCCGACCTGCTGCGGCCGGGCGGGCGGCTCTACCTGGCGGAGTTCCACCCGCTCACCGACGTCCTCGACGACGACCGCGGTGCCACTGTCGTGCGCGACTATTTCTCCCGCGACGCGCGCACCTACGACTCTCCGGGCTCGTACGCCGATTGGGAGGCTGAGACCACGCACAACACCGTTACCGAGTGGCACCACACCCTCGGCGACGTCATCAGCGCCGTCGCCGGTGCCGGCCTGCGTGTCGAGTTCGTCCACGAACACGGCACCATCCCGTTCCAGCGTTACGGCGCGCTCGTCGCCGACGGGGCGCGCTTTGTCTACCCCGACCGATCCGCGCGCCTGCCGTTGATGTACTCGCTGGCCGCCTCCGCGCCCGCGTAG
- a CDS encoding DEAD/DEAH box helicase — translation MTGPSTLDLLHPTLAHHVVNTLGWPGLRPLQREALAPLVDGQDAVLLAPTAGGKTEAAVFPLLSAMAAGGWSGVSLIYVCPIKALLNNLLPRLQSYAGWMGRSVGLWHGDIGTAARGRILRDRPDVLLTTPESLEGMLVSTKADHRELFAGVRAVVVDEVHAFAGDDRGWHLLAVLERLTRLRGQPIQRVGLSATVGNPGELLAWLQGSGAGERPGRVIAPEAGLTGTAAPSEPPPGEVELDYVGSLDNAARVIAALHTGEKRLVFCDSRQAVEQLGAALRSRGVTTFLSHASLSVDERRRAEQAFSEARDCVIVATSTLELGIDVGDLDRVIQINAPATVASFLQRIGRTGRRSGGQRNCLFLALDETGLLRAAGLLHLWGRHWVEPVVPTAEPRHIIAQQLLALCLQESQVGEHLWKEWWPGLEPFERGDPIVAHLLREGFVQRDGGMLMIGPEAERRFGWRHFMELTSVFTAPPEFVVLHGRTEIGRANPALLCARENDEGPRRLLLAGRGWAVTGVDWKRQRCFVEPAEDGGGKARWDSADRTGASFALSRAVRAVLVGADPPVRFTRRAVGALATARERHQEHVWSAGSVISRAAGDVRWWTWAGTRANLTLRATLAGLVAPGQQVHDSYLRLREDVDPAAWAAARDGATDRIALPDVSEKALEGLKFTAALPPHLAARTLAARLADVEGARTLLGEPTRFVAG, via the coding sequence GTGACCGGCCCGAGCACTCTCGACCTGCTGCACCCCACGTTGGCCCACCACGTGGTCAACACGCTTGGCTGGCCCGGGCTGCGGCCACTGCAGCGGGAGGCACTGGCGCCGCTGGTCGACGGCCAGGACGCGGTGCTGCTCGCGCCCACCGCCGGAGGCAAAACCGAGGCGGCGGTGTTCCCGCTGCTTTCGGCCATGGCCGCCGGCGGCTGGAGCGGCGTCTCCCTGATCTACGTCTGTCCGATCAAGGCGCTGCTGAACAACCTGCTTCCGCGTCTGCAGAGCTACGCCGGGTGGATGGGGCGCTCGGTGGGGCTGTGGCACGGCGACATCGGCACGGCGGCGCGTGGCCGTATCCTGCGTGACCGGCCCGACGTCCTGCTGACGACCCCGGAGTCGCTGGAAGGGATGCTGGTCAGCACCAAGGCCGACCACCGGGAGCTCTTCGCGGGTGTGCGGGCCGTCGTCGTGGACGAGGTGCACGCCTTCGCCGGCGACGACCGCGGCTGGCACCTGTTGGCGGTGCTGGAGCGGCTCACCCGGCTGCGCGGGCAGCCCATCCAGCGTGTGGGGCTTTCGGCCACGGTTGGCAACCCCGGCGAGCTGCTCGCCTGGCTGCAGGGCAGCGGCGCGGGCGAGCGTCCCGGCCGGGTCATCGCGCCGGAGGCCGGCCTGACGGGGACCGCGGCGCCGAGCGAGCCTCCGCCCGGCGAGGTGGAGCTGGACTACGTCGGATCGCTGGACAACGCCGCCAGGGTTATCGCCGCTCTGCACACCGGCGAGAAGCGGCTGGTGTTCTGCGACTCCCGGCAGGCGGTGGAGCAGCTCGGCGCCGCGCTGCGAAGCCGGGGTGTCACCACGTTCCTGTCGCATGCCTCGCTGTCGGTGGACGAGCGCCGCCGCGCGGAGCAGGCGTTCAGCGAAGCCCGCGACTGCGTGATCGTGGCCACCAGCACCCTGGAGCTGGGCATCGACGTCGGTGACCTGGACCGGGTCATACAGATCAACGCCCCCGCGACCGTGGCCTCCTTCCTGCAGCGCATCGGCCGCACGGGGCGGCGTTCGGGGGGCCAACGCAACTGCCTGTTCCTCGCTTTGGACGAGACGGGGCTGCTGCGCGCCGCGGGGCTGCTGCATCTGTGGGGCCGCCACTGGGTCGAACCGGTCGTGCCCACTGCCGAACCCCGCCACATCATCGCCCAGCAGTTGCTGGCGTTGTGCTTGCAGGAGTCCCAGGTGGGGGAGCATCTGTGGAAGGAGTGGTGGCCGGGGCTGGAGCCGTTCGAGCGGGGCGATCCGATCGTCGCGCACCTGCTGCGTGAGGGGTTCGTGCAGCGCGACGGCGGCATGCTGATGATCGGTCCCGAAGCCGAACGCAGATTCGGCTGGCGCCATTTCATGGAGCTGACCAGTGTCTTCACCGCGCCGCCGGAGTTTGTGGTGCTGCACGGGCGCACCGAGATCGGGCGGGCCAACCCCGCTCTGCTGTGCGCGCGGGAGAACGACGAGGGGCCGCGTCGGCTGCTGCTGGCCGGGCGCGGCTGGGCCGTCACCGGGGTGGACTGGAAACGGCAGCGGTGCTTCGTGGAACCCGCCGAGGACGGTGGCGGTAAGGCCCGATGGGACTCCGCCGACCGGACGGGCGCGTCGTTCGCGCTGAGCCGCGCCGTACGCGCGGTCCTGGTGGGCGCGGATCCGCCGGTCCGGTTCACCCGCAGGGCGGTTGGCGCGCTGGCCACCGCGCGGGAGCGGCACCAGGAGCACGTGTGGTCGGCCGGGTCGGTCATCAGCCGGGCCGCGGGCGATGTTCGCTGGTGGACGTGGGCGGGCACGCGGGCCAACCTGACGCTGCGTGCGACGTTGGCTGGTCTCGTTGCCCCCGGCCAGCAGGTCCACGACAGCTACCTGCGGCTTCGCGAGGATGTCGACCCCGCCGCGTGGGCCGCCGCCCGCGACGGCGCCACCGACCGCATCGCCCTGCCCGACGTCAGCGAGAAAGCCCTGGAAGGGCTGAAGTTCACCGCGGCGCTGCCGCCGCACCTGGCCGCCCGAACCCTCGCCGCACGCCTGGCCGACGTGGAAGGCGCCCGGACACTGTTGGGGGAACCGACGAGGTTCGTGGCGGGGTGA
- a CDS encoding RidA family protein: protein MAITLVNPEGLPKVDIYRQVSVATGSKLVFIAGQVARDADGGRVGEGDLAAQVEQCYLNIGTALAEVGASFGDAAKLTIYLVDWTPDKMPLLLEGGARASAKLGITSTPPITAIGVAALAEPDLLVEIEATAVID from the coding sequence ATGGCCATCACCCTGGTGAACCCCGAAGGACTGCCGAAGGTCGACATCTACCGGCAGGTGTCGGTCGCCACCGGATCGAAGCTGGTGTTCATCGCCGGCCAGGTCGCCCGCGATGCCGACGGCGGCAGAGTCGGCGAAGGCGACCTCGCCGCCCAGGTCGAACAGTGCTACCTCAACATCGGCACCGCCCTGGCCGAGGTGGGCGCCTCCTTCGGCGACGCGGCGAAACTGACCATCTACCTCGTCGACTGGACCCCCGACAAGATGCCCCTGCTGCTGGAGGGAGGCGCCCGCGCCTCCGCGAAGCTGGGCATCACCTCGACCCCGCCCATCACCGCGATCGGCGTTGCAGCCCTGGCCGAACCCGACCTCCTGGTCGAGATCGAGGCCACCGCGGTTATCGACTGA
- a CDS encoding zinc-dependent alcohol dehydrogenase family protein produces MARAVLLERLGGPEVLELRDVDLGEPGPGEVRISVDAIGLNRAEAWFRAGMYYVQPSFPEARIGYEAAGAVQAVGPSVEGLKTGDAVSTVPGFHLSDYGVYGDATVVPAASVLHRPDTVDTITGASLWLSYLTGYGALAEVCGVRPGDTVVVTAASSSVGLAAIQIANRLGAVPIATTRTRAKKQRLLDAGAAHVVVTEEDDLLARVQELTGGHGAEVAFDAVGGPGMNELARAVAPGGTLLSYGFQNGFPDFLPFPAFPYDLNIRIYSVLGLARDQERLRRAERFIHAGLRSGALAPVIDRVFDLTDIVEAHHHLESDTQFGKIIVTTAH; encoded by the coding sequence ATGGCAAGAGCGGTACTCCTCGAACGGCTCGGCGGCCCCGAGGTGCTCGAACTGCGCGACGTCGACCTCGGCGAGCCAGGACCCGGAGAGGTGCGCATCAGCGTCGACGCGATCGGCCTGAACCGCGCCGAGGCGTGGTTCCGCGCCGGCATGTACTACGTGCAGCCGTCCTTCCCCGAGGCCCGGATCGGCTACGAGGCGGCCGGCGCCGTGCAGGCGGTCGGCCCCAGCGTCGAGGGGCTCAAGACCGGAGACGCGGTCAGCACCGTTCCGGGATTCCACCTGAGCGACTACGGCGTCTATGGCGACGCGACCGTCGTGCCGGCGGCCTCCGTGCTGCACCGGCCCGACACGGTGGACACGATCACCGGCGCTTCCCTGTGGCTCAGCTACCTCACCGGTTACGGCGCGTTGGCGGAGGTCTGCGGTGTCCGCCCCGGTGACACGGTGGTGGTCACGGCAGCGTCGAGCAGTGTGGGCCTGGCCGCCATCCAGATCGCCAACCGCCTGGGCGCCGTGCCGATCGCCACCACACGGACCCGCGCCAAGAAGCAGCGGCTACTTGATGCTGGGGCCGCGCACGTTGTGGTCACCGAGGAGGACGACCTGCTCGCGCGGGTCCAGGAGTTGACCGGCGGCCATGGCGCCGAGGTCGCCTTCGACGCGGTTGGCGGGCCCGGAATGAACGAGCTCGCCCGTGCCGTGGCCCCGGGCGGGACACTGCTCAGCTACGGATTCCAGAACGGTTTCCCCGACTTCCTGCCCTTCCCGGCGTTCCCGTACGACCTGAACATCCGGATCTACTCGGTGCTCGGGCTCGCCCGCGACCAGGAGCGGCTTCGACGCGCCGAACGGTTCATCCATGCGGGGCTGCGCTCCGGCGCGCTCGCACCGGTGATCGACCGCGTCTTCGACCTGACCGACATCGTCGAGGCGCACCACCACCTGGAGTCGGACACCCAGTTCGGCAAGATCATCGTCACCACCGCGCACTGA
- a CDS encoding AraC family transcriptional regulator, with protein MDVLSDVIMAMRTGRPHSNRTYRRAPWAVRFPPFSGIGFHVVLQGSCWLTPSEGEPAPLGVGDVVCVLPHCAEHVLADTPSPAVADTLAESLTSPEGENGDAADDAATVLLCGAYLLDQSRPHPLVAELPGVIHVPARVGRHPSLRSAIGLLGAELEQPGKGTDAIVPALLDSLLLYILRAWFDEQADHHAESGWAAALADPVVSAALHSIHDDPGQPWTVETLGARAGLSRAPFARRFTALVGRPPLAYLTWWRMTVAARLLHDPDLVLGRVAERVGYTSEFAFAKAFKREHGTSPGRYRRMALG; from the coding sequence ATGGACGTGCTCAGCGACGTCATCATGGCCATGCGTACCGGCCGGCCGCACTCGAACCGCACGTACCGGCGGGCCCCCTGGGCCGTGCGGTTCCCACCCTTCTCCGGGATCGGGTTCCACGTTGTGCTGCAGGGGTCGTGCTGGCTCACTCCCTCGGAGGGTGAGCCCGCACCGCTGGGGGTTGGTGACGTGGTGTGCGTGCTGCCGCACTGCGCTGAACACGTGCTCGCCGACACCCCCTCGCCCGCGGTGGCGGACACCCTCGCCGAGTCCCTGACCTCCCCCGAGGGAGAGAACGGCGACGCGGCCGACGACGCCGCCACTGTGCTGCTCTGCGGGGCCTACCTGTTGGACCAGTCCCGCCCGCATCCACTGGTGGCCGAGCTTCCCGGAGTCATCCACGTGCCTGCCAGGGTGGGCCGCCACCCATCGCTGCGTTCCGCGATCGGCCTGCTCGGTGCCGAGCTGGAGCAGCCGGGGAAGGGCACGGACGCGATCGTGCCTGCGCTGTTGGACTCGTTACTGCTCTACATCCTTCGGGCCTGGTTCGACGAGCAGGCCGACCACCATGCGGAGTCCGGGTGGGCCGCGGCCCTGGCCGACCCGGTTGTCAGCGCGGCGCTGCACAGCATCCACGACGACCCGGGACAGCCGTGGACCGTCGAGACGCTGGGCGCCAGAGCGGGCCTGTCGCGTGCGCCGTTCGCTCGGAGGTTCACCGCACTCGTGGGCCGGCCACCCTTGGCCTATCTCACCTGGTGGCGCATGACCGTGGCGGCGCGGCTGCTGCATGACCCGGACCTGGTGCTGGGCCGCGTGGCCGAGCGGGTCGGCTACACCTCCGAGTTCGCCTTCGCCAAGGCGTTCAAGCGCGAACACGGCACGTCTCCGGGCCGGTACCGGCGCATGGCTTTGGGCTGA
- the brxD gene encoding BREX system ATP-binding protein BrxD, whose translation MANVSAARRREVIDALRRGTVPPSGLDLFAVGLERFESAVDKELAAAASGGAGFKGVRGEYGAGKTFFARWLGERAKHANFAVTEIQVSETETPLHKLETVYRRLTERLSTATLPPSALRELVDNWVYTLEEDVLDQGAVPTGADGPDEERLAAEVDRLLEQRLASVARANPGFSAALRGYHRARGEGEAAVAEALIAWLGGQPNVSAAAKRYAGIKSDLDHFGALAALQGLLILLRDCGHPGLLVVLDELETLQRARTDTREKALNALRQLLDEIAAGRFPGLYLVITGTPAFYDGQQGIQRLAPLAQRLATDFVADPRHDNLRAAQVRLTGFDLEKLHRLGIAVRDLYAEGAEAPARVRERVDDSYLLRLAEAVAGELGGRVGVAPRMFLRKLVDVIDRVNDIEDFDPRLHYQLTITATDLNDVERSAWTQRADTADEVELDL comes from the coding sequence TTGGCCAACGTCAGTGCGGCCCGCCGCCGCGAGGTCATTGACGCGCTGCGGCGCGGCACCGTTCCGCCCTCCGGGCTCGACCTGTTCGCGGTGGGGCTGGAGCGTTTCGAGAGTGCCGTGGACAAGGAGCTGGCGGCAGCGGCTTCGGGCGGCGCCGGGTTCAAGGGGGTACGCGGCGAGTACGGGGCGGGCAAGACGTTCTTCGCCCGGTGGCTGGGCGAGCGCGCCAAACACGCGAACTTCGCGGTGACCGAGATCCAGGTCTCGGAGACCGAGACCCCGCTGCACAAGCTGGAGACGGTCTACCGGCGTCTCACCGAACGGCTCTCCACCGCCACGCTGCCGCCCAGCGCGCTGCGCGAACTCGTCGACAACTGGGTCTACACGCTGGAGGAGGACGTCCTCGACCAGGGTGCCGTGCCCACCGGAGCGGACGGTCCCGACGAGGAGCGCCTCGCCGCCGAGGTCGACCGGCTCCTGGAGCAGCGCCTGGCCAGCGTCGCGCGCGCCAACCCCGGTTTCTCCGCCGCGCTGCGCGGTTACCACCGGGCGCGGGGCGAAGGTGAAGCCGCGGTCGCGGAAGCGCTCATCGCCTGGCTCGGCGGTCAGCCCAACGTTTCCGCCGCGGCGAAACGTTACGCCGGGATCAAGAGCGACCTCGACCACTTCGGTGCGCTGGCCGCGCTCCAAGGGCTGCTGATCCTGCTGCGCGACTGCGGACACCCCGGTCTGCTGGTGGTGCTGGACGAACTGGAGACCCTGCAGCGGGCCCGTACCGACACGCGGGAGAAGGCGCTCAACGCGCTGCGCCAGCTCCTCGACGAGATCGCCGCCGGCCGTTTTCCCGGCCTGTACCTGGTCATCACCGGCACCCCCGCCTTCTACGACGGGCAGCAGGGCATCCAGCGGCTCGCCCCGCTGGCGCAGCGGCTGGCCACCGACTTCGTGGCTGACCCGCGCCACGACAACCTGCGCGCCGCCCAGGTCCGGCTGACCGGCTTCGACCTGGAGAAACTGCACCGGCTGGGTATCGCCGTGCGCGACCTCTACGCCGAGGGCGCCGAGGCGCCCGCCCGCGTGCGCGAACGCGTCGACGACAGCTACCTGCTGCGGTTGGCCGAGGCTGTCGCGGGCGAGCTCGGCGGGCGGGTCGGGGTGGCGCCCCGGATGTTCCTGCGCAAACTCGTCGATGTCATCGACCGGGTCAACGACATCGAGGACTTCGATCCGCGCCTGCACTACCAGTTGACCATCACGGCCACCGATCTCAACGACGTCGAACGCAGCGCCTGGACCCAGCGCGCCGACACCGCCGATGAGGTGGAACTCGACCTGTGA